The region cggcggtggCCAGGAGCATTCCGCTCCTCTTCCTCCGCTGGATCCGCCCCTCTGCTGTTGTACTCCTCCCTTGCTGTCCTCCTCTGCTTTTGTGCTCCTCCCCTGGATCCGCCCCTCTGCTGTTGTACTCCTCCCTTGCTGTCCTCCTCTGCTTTTGTGCTCCTCCCCTGGATCCGCCCCTCTGCTGCTGTGCTCCTCCTGGATCCGAAGGCGATGGCAAACAAGGACCCCTCTGCTGTTGTAGCAAGTAATTTCTCCCTTCTCTCCTTCCCTTCTTGGGTTTGATTTCTCCCCTGTGGCCCTGGCCATTGGATATTACATTTGGGCCAGCCTCAGGTTCTTCATTCACTTCTCATGCATCAAATTTTTATTGTATATTGTACGGTACTATATAGTAGTATATGTAGCACTCAGGTGCTCCAACCCCCTATATGAGTATTAAATTCAAAAAGCGAaccagaaaaattcaaaaaaatctgaaaatttgggATATCAAACCTGGGTGCCCAATCTACTCCCGTGTGAAATTTGGTGAAAAAATACGAGGAAATGTATTCTCAGTAAAAAAGACAAAATAATCCTATGTATAGGAAAAAACTGTTTGGATGGATCGTAGGTCAGACTGTATTTTCTTCGCCACGGATACGTTTTCTGGTATTTTTCACGAAACTTCACAGGGGAGTAGATTGGGCACCCAGGTTTGGTATCCCCAAATTctaggatttttttgaattttcctgATATTTTTTGAATTTAATATTCATATAGGGGGGTGGAGCACCCAGGAGTTCCTGTGTATTTTCCTATATACTGCTCCCTATACTATGTACTTATGTATTTAGTAACCGAGTACTGTCGTTTGAGTACTACAGTACCATGGCGACTAGTCTGGCAGTAGTCTAGAATAAGTCACGGTTGGTCTATGAGTCTCAACCTTGCTTGACTCATCGACTTGTAATTCTTGCTCGTGACTTTTTAATTATTCTATCTAATTAAAAAGGGCACAATGGTGTGAAAATACTCTCCAGTAACCCAAGAAACTTACTGTTCCTTTTTATGGAACTTCTCGCCTACTTGTACTCCGTTGCTTACTTCGTACTTCCCTGCTAGGAACTTAAGTAGTTTGAATAATTTTAAAAGTACTGTACCTTCTGAAGTTATATCTTGTTTGTGCGGTTTCATGTCCGAATTTTACTATTGCTTATCTTTTTTTTTCAGTATGCTGACTGTGATCTCAACCTGACCGATGCAGACCTTCTAGCACCAGCTGAGAAGCAGAGGCGAGCCCACCGGGAGTATATTGCTAGCATTACTCTAGAAGACATAGCTCAGTACTTCCATCTTCCAATCAGAGAAGCATCCAGGACTCTGAAGATTGGACTCAGCATTCTGAAGAAGAAATGCCGGCAACATGGGATACCTCGCTGGCCTCACCGCAAACTCAAGTCCCTTGATTCGCTGATTCATGATCTTGAGGTAAATCTTACAGCAGCACCCTCTGTTCCTCTTGACTTAATCAGGCAATATTAGATGTAGTCTGCAGCGGTGTGATGTAGTGCTGACCTGCTGACACCAACACAACACATACTTTGCCACTTGTACAGTTTGTGATTGACGACGAAACAGAAAGAGACGGCGTGAAGCAGGAGGATCACATGCAGGATGAAAAGGAGAATCAAGATGCAATCGAGGCGCTTGCTAAGCGGAAGAGGATGCTGGAGACTGAGAAGGCGACCATCCAGCAAAAACCGACCCTGGACCTGATGGCTGAGACCAAGCAGTTCCGGCAATATGTGTTCAAGAGGAAATACAGGGCAAAAACCCTAGTCAGCGAGTAGATTTTCCGTCAATTTTAGACTAGGCAATCAGCTGTCGTGCCATTTGTAACTAGTAGAGAACTCCTTGGACAAGATACCAAAGATGGCCAAAGCTATCCGGTTAAATTAGCCTGGTGTCAACAGACGGTAACTGAGGCATGTTGTACCACCAGTATCTTGAACTATGCTTAAGCTCCTCTTCGCAGACCCTGTTGTGGTATAATGGTGTGCTGATGCTCCTCTGTTTCCTGATGGTTTTGCTTTCTGGCTGCTCTGGCAAACTGACCCGAAACTAAGTTTTGAGCATGGCAAAGAGGCTGTGGTTGGAGCTTCACTGCCAAGTTCGGGGTAAACACCAAAAGGTCTTGAGATCTTCTAAGCTTGTTGTTAGCATCAGGCTATCTGAAGATCCACCGTTTGCTATTATTCGTGTTAGATCGTAAACAGAGTGAAAAATAAAATAGACCATCATACAAATAAAAGAATGCTAACCACTGAATTTACAATTGATATTTGATATTGAGACGGCATATTTTGGAGGGATCTCCAAATTACAGAGAACTGTTGCCGGACCGGCTCACCGGAGCAGCtctgtccctctctctctctctctatatatatgtatCTCTGAAACACTCCCTGAAGAAAAACGAAACAGAGGAATTTGTGCAAAAGTTCTGCTGCTTttttgttcttctttcccttttaTTCAGTGATCCTAAATTGTGCCACAAAGCTCACAACAAACTACATTGTGCCCGTGCCATCCCACGAACGAATTCGTGCAGCAGGCCAACTACCTATTCACGCGGAGCACGCAACTAATCGTGCCCTCGTGCGCCTAACTGAAAACTGATAAGTATTGACAAAAAAACACCTAGCCATGCCCAGCATTATTCACGCTTCTGAATTATTCCCCCTACATCCATGTAAATATTCTAGGTAAACTTACGTAAAAGCTGGCTTGTCAATAATTCATTGGAAGAAAGAATTGCCTGGCCCCACCCACCTGAAANNNNNNNNNNNNNNNNNNNNNNNNNNNNNNNNNNNNNNNNNNNNNNNNNNNNNNNNNNNNNNNNNNNNNNNNNNNNNNNNNNNNNNNNNNNNNNNNNNNNNNNNNNNNNNNNNNNNNNNNNNNNNNNNNNNNNNNNNNNNNNNNNNNNNNNNNNNNNNNNNNNNNNNNNNNNNNNNNNNNNNNNNNNNNNNNNNNNNNNNNNNNNNNNNNNNNNNNNNNNNNNNNNNNNNNNNNNNNNNNNNNNNNNNNNNNNNNNNNNNNNNNNNNNNNNNNNNNNNNNNNNNNNNNNNNNNNNNNNNNNNNNNNNNNNNNNNNNNNNNNNNNNNNNNNNNNNNNNNNNNNNNNNNNNNNNNNNNNNNNNNNNNNNNNNNNNNNNNNNNNNNNNNNNNNNNNNNNNNNNNNNNNNNNNNNNNNNNNNNNNNNCCAAGAAAAGCGAAACAGAGAAATTTGTGCACTTTGGGAGatgctctgattcatgcatataatCATTCCGGGAAGAAACCGTTGAAGAAGAACAAAGCAGAACAAAGCGAGGACGGATGTCATTGCGAGTTGCTTAAGGCGTAAATGTTCTCAATCCCTGGAAAATTGGTATCGCCGAAATTCAGGTATGTCAACACCATGCCATGTCGCTTGCTTGATCCTGTTTCGTTTTCGCACTCGAATTCGATACAGGGTTCTAGTTCCTGGTTTATAATTGTCCATGGGAAGCCTGAGGAGGTAGGAGACGACCCTGAGCCCGTCTAGTTACCTATGGAACGAGATGGTCAAGTGTGTTCTCCTACATCGCCAGAATGACCGGAGCGCCGCTCACCACTCGATCTCCGACCCGTAGAGAAGGATATTTACGCAATGATATTTTTTTGCGGGAGGAATTTTTTGTCTCAGTTCGCACTTTAGGCCGCACTGGGCCTGGCAAAAGGATTGTGGGCTCAAAGCCTAGTGAGGAAAAAGTAGTCTCGGAGCGGCCTGTGGAagggagaggtggtacttcatcgtCTCCTAACCCTAACTCGCATCTGAGCTCCTTGTTTTCCAATCTTTGGTGTTGTTCCTCCTCCCTTTCTAGGGTTCAGGGTAGCTGGGATGCTGATATGGGGGATGGATACAGACCTGTGCGTGGGGGTGGAGGTAGAAGtgatggaggaggaggtggagggagaGGGAACGCAAATTTCAATCGCAACTATCAGCAAGGGCAGTTCGATCAGAACCAACAGTACCAATCCCGGCCGCCGGCGAGAAATCACCAATGTACCAACTTCCAGAACACTTAGTACCCGCGCCAGGACTCCAATTATAGTGAGTGGGCTTTGATGGAGGAATCGAGGAGCAAGCAATCAGTACCGGCATAGGCCGCCTTTTCAGAACAATAATACCACATGCATCTAGTTATCATCAGAAGCAACATGTAGCTAATCCAGTGCATATTGTGCAAAGTGGTGTTAATAACTAGGGAGCTGGAGGCAATGGTGATGCGGACATTCAGTCAAAAAAGCCAATTTTGCTGGGGCAGTCTTAGTGGGATGTTCAATGGCTCCTCGGGCATCAGGGGGAAAGATTCTTGTAAGAGAGAAGATTATCTGTCATAGATGTGGTGTTAAGGGGCATAGTTCCAAAGGCTATGAAGCAAAAGTAAAGTGTGTGGTTTTCAATAAGAAAACTCATATACATGATTTTTGTGACCGTTTACATCAAAGGAAACATGTAGCTACACTTGTTGGATTCGGAGGTGAAGGGCTTGGTTGCTTTGTGCAGTACATGCAAAGGAATTAAGCGCATCAGAGAAAAATGAGGTTGTTGTTTTGGTTAGGCTGAGGGATGGGTGTGATATTGGTATAGATGTTGATATTCTTATCAAGAACCTGACTAAGACCTATCCCTGGAGATGGGATTGCAAGGCGGAAAGAGTACATGATGTGGCCTTTTTGGTCAATTTTCCTTCTGTTGCCAGAATAAGTGAAGCTGATGTTTATGATTGGGTGCCTTTGAAAGGAGGAAATGTCATTATTAATGTTAGTTTGTGGAATGACGACTCTCTTGTTGTTGGAAAGTTATCTATGATTGGGTTTACTCAAGAGGTGGATACCTTCCAAGGATCATGCCAAGTCAGGCTTAAGGTTGTTGTAGTGGACCATCACAAAATTCCAAGATGTACCAAGCTCACTACTCCAAGTCTCATGGTTTACAAAATTTTCTTTGAAACTGGAAATGGTTGTGGATGAGGGATGGTCTAAAAGTGAGTATGAGTGGTCACAAGGATATGAAGATTGGATGGATTTCCAGCATAATGAGGAGTCTAGCAGAGACACGAAAGAGCTAAAACTAGTAATGATGGAGTGGTGTCCAGCCACATTTGTGCAAGTACAAGAACCAAAATGGGCATGGAGCAAAGGGATGCTGACTTAAAATAACAAGATGAGGCTGATCTTCTTTTTTACCAATCAAAAAACTATTGATGTCAAAAATACTAAGAAGAATCCTACGTCTAACTCTGTTTCTGTAAATGGAGGCAAAAATTCAGGTAATGTGGATGGTGAAAAAGTCCATATCTCTGATGAGATCCAGAAGGAGAAGGTTCCCATCTATGAGCTTGGGGCTAAGCTGGGAATTCAACTAGATGTAAATGAAATAGAGATGGTCAGCAAACAAGGGGACAAAAATAAAATTAAGGAGATTAGGGGAAAAGGTTTAGTGGCAGGATTGCGTCCAAAAACCTATACCTATTATAGACAGGGCCATGTCATTGGCATGATCCAAGAACTTGGGCTGCTCTAAAGGTATGCATCCTGATGCTACTACTTTGCAATCTGACAATGTTAAACTGGTTGATATGGTTGGCTAGTTTAATTGGGGTTGATCTGGGGGGTTCTCTGGATATGGTACAATTTAATATTGATCCAATTAAGTCCCATGAGAAGGCTAGGATGGAGTTATTTTTGGCTAGTAGAAAGAGAAATCTAATACTCGGGTTCTACATTCTGATGATGTTGACTCTATTCCACTAGAGTTATTACACATGAGTAGAGAGGGAGATGATGATACCGAGACAATCAAGAATTTCCACATAGACATGTTTGGTTTTAGAGGGGGTGGAGTGAATGCAAACAACTCTCACTATGAGGCTGCTGCAGTTAAAACTATGAGAAGGAAGAGGACAAAGAAGTCCTAGCGATCAATTTCTTTTTTATAAGTAATAATGCTAAGAGGGCTTGTTTGGAATTCTAGGGGGACTAGAGATGATGAGAAAAGAAAATTTATCAAGGAACAAATTAGTTTGAATAGTCTGGATTTTCTGGGCATACAAGAAACCACGAAACACCAATTTTAACCACTGGAGTTATCTGTTTTAAGTGGTAAGACAACTTTGATTGGACTTTTCTACCTCCAAAAGGTAGATCTGGTGGTATTTTGGTGGGAATTAATAACACCACTCTGGTTAAGGATAATCATGAATCCGGGGAATACTATGTTAAGTTGAGTGTTAAAAATGTTGCAGATGACTTTCGTTGGGGTCTGGTAATTGTTTATTGTGATGCTCAACCAATTGATAAACCAACTTTTTTGGTTGAGCTACTGCATTTGCTAAAACAAACTCCAATAGACCTTTATTAATTGCTAGTGACTTTAACATGGCGACAAAAATCTAGTGATAAAAATAAGCCTTGAGGTTATAATAATGCAGTGTTCTTTTCAATTTAGTAATCTTCTTAGGGGAATGATGGAATTACTTTGGTAGAAAGTACGCCTGGTCTAATAATCATGAGAACCTCACTTATGCATTATTGGACAAGGTTTTGATTTCTCCATCAGGGGAGAGGAAATTCCATCTAGTCCATGCCACTGCTCTGACTAGGGAGGTGTCTGACCACACTACTCTCCTCATATCATCAGTGAAACTTACAAAAAAACAATATGTTTGCAAATTTGAAAAGTTTTGGTTTCAAAGGCCTGCCTTGGATGACGTGGTGAGGAAAGTGTGGTATAAAATTACCCTGATTCTTCCTTAATGGAGAAATGGCAGGTTAGAGCTAGAGCTCTTAGGAAGGTTCTAAAAGGATGGAACTGAATGTTGAAGTTGTCTATAGGAGACATAAAAAAATCTTATTGAGGAAATTGATATGCTGAATAATTTAGAAGAGATTAGTTGTTTAAATTCTATCGATAGACTTCATAAACAGAACTATCAAAGGGATTTGAGAATCATTCTTAAATAAGAAGGAATAAAGTGGCTGCAAAGATCATCTCATGAAAAGGAATTGTTTTGAAGGAGACACAAATTCCAAATACTACCATGCTAAGGCAAATAACAGGTAAAATCCACGCCCTCGcttcacttgtggttaatccttcaCTGCACTtttacttgctttgcatgtttgtTGGCTTGCTATCTAGTTTTTTGCCTAGCATACCTTGTTTTGTTCTTCCTTGCCATATAGGTTGTACTCACCAAGTTGCATATCTAGAGAATCTACTTTATCTGCATTACCTAAATTGGAAGATAAGCCTAAAATTTgcagtctcctattcaccccctctagtcgacctcTCAATCCTTTTAGGGCCAGACGTAGTTGTGGCCCCACCGCTCGTTGCACATGGTGGTAATCCTAGAGCACCTTAAGGTTGGAGGAGTCGGCGAGGGGCGCGTCCACACCATGACAATTGACTGTAATCGCAATGGACACGGGCGAGCCCGTGGAGGATGCAGTGTGAGCGACACGCCCACTGCGCGTCGATGGTTGCGTGTCTTCCTATTGAGGTAGGTCGATGAAGGCGTGATCCGCCAGTTCTTTCTGAAGTATGCAAGAGAGCACACCGTGTCCAATTCTGAAGAGCGCCGCACTCTCATGACTCCCCGGATGTCCGCACATAGTTGATGCCGAAATTGGGTGCACGTAAGAAGATTAAAATGATTCCCAATCAAATCCAGCCAAGTTTTTCGCACATGTTGCAACAAAATATAAGCAGAGCAAGAAAAATCTTGGGGAATCAATATGCGTCCACAACGCTTCCTGAATAGCAACATCTAAAATTACTGCTCGCAAAGAGTCTACCAGAGACGTAGATTTCCCTGAGTATTAACGAAACGCAATGGAGGATGTGCCTGCCTAATTCCGGCAAGTAGCCCACTCGTGTGCGGAAGGGTGAAAGAATATGAGTTGAGGGCCGAGGAACGAACTAACCTTTGGGTGGGAGCAGCATCGATGTAGGCAAGGACACCAACGCCACCCCGTAGTAGATGTGCGACGTCTTGATCCATAGACCCATAGGGAGCCATGGGCACGTCGTCGCAGATGCTGAAGAGGACTCGAGAGTCTCAAGGGTGGGGGTGTGACGACATCAACCCTAACCTCTTCACCTGATGAAGTTGTTGTCGACGTCAAGCGCCTTTGGTGGAGCGTGGCCGCCACCATGCGGAGGTCTGCCACACACTTCTTGAGATTGAGGCATCATGCCACCAAGTCGTCGATCTTGGAGGAACAACTCTTGATGAGATTTGTGTTGGAACACTGATTGGTGTGCATCTCGTCGAGGGATGTGTTGAGCTTCTCGAGGTACTCCTTGAACGATGGTTCCATGGCTTTGATCTGGTTGTGGACTTGGCAAAGATGATGAGCCTAGATGACATGGCTCAGTGGAGGGTGCTGTGTGGTTTCTAATACTAGATGTTAAGATATAGTTGTAGTTCCTCGATAGAACAATCTCACTCACAGATAATTTGGGGAACAAGGTCTTAATCGCAAGGAAGAACATAGAGCATTGATAAAACGTAGGTAGTAGGTGCCAAAGCCGTTATCCGCTACACGCGCTCCTTTCCCTGTGGTAGGGTGTAAGCGACAATGACAGGTGAGCTGGCGACGCAAACCCGCTTGAGCCCTTGGTGCTGTCGATTTTGTTTGTGGTGATGACTTGGTCGTTGGGCCGGCGGTTCGCGGCCACCAGTGGTGGCCGTGTTTGTGAGGGACGCTGACACGGTCTCGTGGATTTTTTTTGCAAGTAGTAATAAACAATTGTGTTCTTTTTCTAGATTTGACCACCTAAGATAAGAAGAAACTGATGCTGAAATGTACACGGAGATGTCAGTTAGGAGCGTCAAACTGTTCGTAAATAAATTTCGAAATGGTTTGCACCTGTAGCAGTGTAGGACGATACTTGTGCCTACGCCTGGGTCATCTCTTGCATGTCTCGCACACCTTTTCAATTAATATGGTACTAAAAACTGGCTCGCAGGTGAGTGACATGCCGGTTCTCCGCACGAGGGCACGTACAATGGTGGAATATGGATACAAGTGCCTCATAAGAAAAAAGTAGGCTGATGCATCTACATTGATTTTTTTCTCTTCAATGCAAGGTAccactaagggcatgtacaatagaGGACCACCTTACTGCTGCCTCACCTCTTCCACCTAGATAAATTTAAATGAAGCTATGGTGTGTGTGACAATCACTCAACGGAGGCTAGTGTCTTGATGTCATCATCATACTTTTTTCTCTTACCCACTTTTCAACACATGCAACCTCCACTGCATGCAAATAGTACATCACCACGGTGTGGTCCTGAACAAAGCACTCACACTGCGTCGCCTCAGAGGCTGCCTCGTCGCTTTTGTCAGCGAGGAGCCGATCTCTTCTGCAGGAGTCCGTTTCCCTCTGCAAGCAACAGGTTCAGCCGAGGTGGCGTTTGACAGGATGATGTTGCTCATGGGGCACCGGTCCAGCGTGGCCCGTTGGCCATGTCCTAATGAGTCTCATCAAAGAAAATAAAACATGAACTCCggtacacatgcatctctacttttcgCTTCAACTTTTCAGCTTTTTGCATCGCACCATACTTTTTCTTCCTAAGCACCGCCCTCCTGGTGAGGATTCCACTACACCATCTGAACCTACATGACATGCGGAGCATCACCCGGGGCCGAGCAACCATTAGAGAAGCATGAGGCCGTTGAGAGGGCGACACACAGGGCACTCTTTTCACACACCGGCAATCCTTCGTGGATTTGGTTGTGGCGTGGCAGCAACAACACGGGGAGCTGATCAACGTGAAGTAGGAAGGAAGGCCTCGGTGGTGCCCGCTGGCACCGTGAATTCCACTGGAAACGGCGATGCACGGAAAGGAGCGCGCATGACAACAGGGATAACGCTGGAATCCACGCCGCTGCAGCTCCAGAAACGGAAGCCTTTTATGCGCCGTGGCTGGCTGCATCTGGAGGAGAGCGCGCACTGCAAGCTTCCAAAAATGAATTCGATCGAGCCAGACGCACGCCCAACCACAATCGTTGTTTGAATCGTAGCAGCATCACGCGGCGGCAGGGCAGCCCACCTTCCTCCTTGTCGCCGCCTGCTTCATTCACTCCGCCGGTGCGCGCCGCCCCGCTCCAATTTCCCACCCAGCCAATCTCGGCTCTTCCCCCCTCCCCAAGAGGCCAGATTGCTtccatggacgccgccgccgccgccgccgtcaccaccCTCTCCGCGCTCGCCGTCTTCGCCAGCACGCTCCACCAAGGTCGCTCCCTCGATCGTTTTCCTCCCCCTCGCGTCGCACGGCGTTTTTGTGTGTGACGTACGCCTTTTTTTTCCTTCGCAGGCGCCGTGCGGAGCGTGCACGGGTACAGGGTCGTCGcgatgggagggaggtgcgcgtggGACCGGTGGGTGGAGCGGGAGTTCGCCTTCTCCCCCACCTCGTGCCGCGAGGTCCCgctccccgccgccgcgccgcggaTACTCCCGGTCGAGTGGCGCGGCCGCCCGGCGTACCGCGAGGGCCAGGTGCTGGGCGCCTGGCGCTGCATCCTCGCCTTCGATTCCATCGCCGCCGTCCCGCTGCCGCCCATGCCTCCCCCGATGCTGTGCCCCTTCCGGTACATCCGATTCTTCTCGTGACAGCTCGCTGGCTGATTGCGACCGAGGGCTGACAGCGTCGTTTCTTTTCTGTCTTAATTGTCAGGAACCCGAGTCTGGTGTTCGTGCCTTCGCTGTACAACGACCTGTACATGGTGTTTCAGTTTCAGAAATTTCAACAGGCCCCGGAGCTCGTCAAACGTGATTCGGATGAGAAATCGACCCGTTTGGATGCAGAGGATAAAACCTGTGATGTTGAAGTTAAAGAAGAGTCAGGATCTGATTCTGATGAGGATCCCCAATCTGGTGAAGGTGATTGCGTCTTCTCCATATTCTGATCTGCAAAATCTAACAAATGTAAATGAGATGCTGTCACTAGTGTTGTTCCCACTGTCGTTAGTGTGAGGTGGATGTTGAATCAGGGGTTTGGGTGTGAGCTAAGGCAAACTGAGAGGGAGGTCTTTACATAGTGACAAGGAGAATGAGTTGGTTGAAACAGAGCTTTGGGTGTGGGAGTCAGGAATGTGAATATTGTTTAAGACCAATGCATCCTAGTATGCACCTAGCATGACAATTGCTAGCTACATAGCTCGCTTCCTAAATAACAATGGGCCATCTACTAATTGATTAGTATTATGTGGATATACCACATGTTCAGAAAACAATTTCAGGGTGACAGATGCATAACAGTTCTTTGGGACAGATAAAGTTGATAAGATGGTTATAGCTAGCCTTAACATGTTCATGGTGTATACAGTGTACAACTGATCTTTTATATGGGATCTTTTTGGACACCAATTTTACTTATGTTGTCATacataatactccctccgatccataataagtgtcgtAGTTTTAGTTCCCTCCGATCCATAAcacgaactaaaaccacgacacttattatggatcggagggagtattaaacTAAGTTTATGTTACTGGGACACATCTATTTCAAACTTCACACAACTATTTTGCATCAACTTTCAACCCCTACCTTGTTTGTAGAAGTTTCAAACCACAAACACCATGCCTGCAACATAGTCTAAATATCCTGCTGGTACCAAATAGGAAGTTAAAAATGAGGTTAAGTAAGTACAAAATGAAACTTATTTGGTTGTGATGTTACTTTTTAAGGCAGTGGTTGATCTCATGCAGATTTTGGAATCATATTTGAGCTATTAGATGGACTCCTGGCATCTGAATAACTGTAATTAAAAATGATTGAAGGGAATGGCTTACAGTTGTTTCTCATGGAACTTCTCATGTGTCTGTTCTCTGTTGCTTAGTACTTCTTGCTTTCCCTGCCAGGAACTTAAATACTACTCCctgtgtcccaaaataagtgtctcaactttttactaactttagtacaaagttgtactaagcttgagacagttattttgggatggagggagtaatatatatgGACAATTTCAGTAATTTTTAAAAGTATCGTACCTTGTGAAATCTGAAGTCCTATTCTGCCTGTGTTGTTTCATTTGTCTTCATCTCTGTGATGCTTTTCATTTGTCTTAAGTATGCTGATCCCAATCTACATATGTCGGATGCAGAACTTCCAGCGCATGCTGAGAGACGCCGGAGAGCCAAGAAGCAGCACATAGCTAGCATCACTCTAGTTGACATAGCCCCGTACTTCCATCTTCCAATCAGAGAAGCATCCAGGGCTCTGAAGATCGGTGTCAGCATACTGAAGCAGAAATGCAGGCAATACGGAATACCCCGCTGGCCTCACAGGAAGATCAAGTCCCTCGATTCGCTGATTAGTGATCTGGAGGTAAATCTGGCAGCACCCTCTGTCCCTCTCCGCTTGATCATTTATCTCTTCCGTAAACATAGCTGTGCAACATTTGGCTGTAGTCTGCAGCAGTGGATCATGTAGTGCCGACCTGTTGACACCAACACAACACATTCTTGTTTTTGTCCATTGTTACAGTTTGTGATGGACGACacagatggagatgttgtgcagaaggaGACTCGCAggcagagggagaaggagaaagaggagaaggagaaggagaagcaggaGGCGATCCGAGCGCTGGCTAAGCGGAAGCGATTGCTGGAGAGCGAGAAGGAGATCATCCAGCAGAAGCCTGCCCTGGACCTGATGGCTGAAACCAAGCTGTTCAGGGAGGACGTTTTCAAGAGGAGATACAGAGCTAAAAGATTACCTGGTCGATGATTGCTTTTCCTCCTTTCCGAGGCTTGACTCTCATGTCATGTGTAAGTGTAACTAGTGCTCATTCTTTGGACAGCAGGGAGCTGATTCTTTCATAGGAGTAGCAACATATATTACCAAAGATCGTCAAAGCTGTCTACCGCCAGTGTCTCGAGCTGTGTTTAGCCCGGCATCACTGCTAGGCGTTGCTTGGTGTTGTTTCAGTAATTAATAATATAGTACTCCCTCGGTCCCAAAATGTAGGAAATGTAGGACGTTTTTTTACATTAtaatagtgtcaaaaaacatcttacatttgaCACTATAATAGTGTAAAAGACGTCTTACATTTTGAGGAGGGAGTAGTACAATACTACTAGATGATTAGTGGTGCTTGTGTTGCCGTTCGGGCAAAGTGAACTAACTGGAATTCAGTCTGAACATTGAGGATAAAGGAACTCCACTGTCAAGTTCAGAGTTACACGCGAAAAGGTCTTACAAATCTTGTGGCTGGAAGTTCCAGGCAGCCGCAGTGAGAATCGCCCATCATGTTCAGATTGGCGTGGCTAGCTCGAGAACCCACCTGTAGAAAGTTATCGTGTGCCTGCCTAGACCACAGTA is a window of Triticum dicoccoides isolate Atlit2015 ecotype Zavitan chromosome 2B, WEW_v2.0, whole genome shotgun sequence DNA encoding:
- the LOC119365208 gene encoding protein RKD5-like is translated as MDAAAAAAVTTLSALAVFASTLHQGAVRSVHGYRVVAMGGRCAWDRWVEREFAFSPTSCREVPLPAAAPRILPVEWRGRPAYREGQVLGAWRCILAFDSIAAVPLPPMPPPMLCPFRNPSLVFVPSLYNDLYMVFQFQKFQQAPELVKRDSDEKSTRLDAEDKTCDVEVKEESGSDSDEDPQSGEELPAHAERRRRAKKQHIASITLVDIAPYFHLPIREASRALKIGVSILKQKCRQYGIPRWPHRKIKSLDSLISDLEFVMDDTDGDVVQKETRRQREKEKEEKEKEKQEAIRALAKRKRLLESEKEIIQQKPALDLMAETKLFREDVFKRRYRAKRLPGR